The following are encoded together in the Labrus mixtus chromosome 2, fLabMix1.1, whole genome shotgun sequence genome:
- the LOC132988480 gene encoding synaptogyrin-3-like isoform X1 codes for MQPAGAYGAGKAGSVNFDPVAFFTHPRTILRLMSWVFSMVVFSCIVNEGYINIGSERLLCVFNNNADACNYGVTIGVACFLGSIFFLILDVYFPSISSVKDRRRAVLLDLVFSGLASFLWFVGFCFLANQWQSTSPDELPLAQGSDAARATIAFCFFSILSWAVLTLSALRRFLNGSSRNLFTWQHLEPAPSNARATPYPIASGATIVTTNPYQAPPFTETLDPQKLTQQRPMAPAF; via the exons ATGCAGCCAGCGGGCGCGTACGGCGCCGGGAAGGCCGGGAGCGTCAACTTCGATCCGGTCGCCTTCTTCACGCATCCCCGCACCATCCTCAGGCTGATGTCATGG gTTTTCTCCATGGTGGTGTTCAGCTGCATTGTGAACGAGGGCTACATCAACATCGGCAGTGAGCGTTTGCTTTGCGTCTTCAACAACAACGCAGACGCCTGTAACTACGGCGTCACTATCGGCGTGGCCTGTTTCCTTGGCAGCATCTTTTTCCTAATCCTGGATGTTTACTTTCCCTCCATCAGTAGCGTCAAGGACAGAAGACGTGCTGTCCTGCTGGACCTTGTCTTTTCTG GTCTTGCCAGCTTCCTGTGGTTTGTTGGCTTCTGCTTTCTGGCCAATCAGTGGCAGTCGACCTCTCCAGATGAGCTCCCATTGGCGCAGGGCTCGGATGCTGCCAGAGCCACCATTGctttctgcttcttctccatCCTTTCCTGG GCTGTGCTGACTCTGAGTGCGCTGCGTCGCTTCCTAAATGGAAGCAGCCGAAACTTGTTCACATGGCAACACCTGGAACCCGCTCCTAGCAATGCTCGAGCCACACCATACCCTATCGCAAGCGGAGCTACCATTGTAACTACCAACCCCTATCAGGCCCCGCCCTTCACTGAAACCCTAGACCCGCAAAAGCTCACACAGCAGAGACCCATGGCTCCTGCCTTCTAG
- the LOC132988480 gene encoding synaptogyrin-1-like isoform X2 — protein sequence MQPAGAYGAGKAGSVNFDPVAFFTHPRTILRLMSWVFSMVVFSCIVNEGYINIGSERLLCVFNNNADACNYGVTIGVACFLGSIFFLILDVYFPSISSVKDRRRAVLLDLVFSGLASFLWFVGFCFLANQWQSTSPDELPLAQGSDAARATIAFCFFSILSWGYQCLLEMNRFKSISFMEDKQRLLPRTPPALSLV from the exons ATGCAGCCAGCGGGCGCGTACGGCGCCGGGAAGGCCGGGAGCGTCAACTTCGATCCGGTCGCCTTCTTCACGCATCCCCGCACCATCCTCAGGCTGATGTCATGG gTTTTCTCCATGGTGGTGTTCAGCTGCATTGTGAACGAGGGCTACATCAACATCGGCAGTGAGCGTTTGCTTTGCGTCTTCAACAACAACGCAGACGCCTGTAACTACGGCGTCACTATCGGCGTGGCCTGTTTCCTTGGCAGCATCTTTTTCCTAATCCTGGATGTTTACTTTCCCTCCATCAGTAGCGTCAAGGACAGAAGACGTGCTGTCCTGCTGGACCTTGTCTTTTCTG GTCTTGCCAGCTTCCTGTGGTTTGTTGGCTTCTGCTTTCTGGCCAATCAGTGGCAGTCGACCTCTCCAGATGAGCTCCCATTGGCGCAGGGCTCGGATGCTGCCAGAGCCACCATTGctttctgcttcttctccatCCTTTCCTGG GGGTATCAGTGTCTGCTGGAAATGAACAGATTTAAGAGTATTTCCTTCATGGAGGACAAGCAAAGGCTCCTGCCCAGGACCCCTCCCGCCCTCTCTCtagtctaa